From Vigna radiata var. radiata cultivar VC1973A unplaced genomic scaffold, Vradiata_ver6 scaffold_315, whole genome shotgun sequence, one genomic window encodes:
- the LOC106780405 gene encoding cyclin-T1-4-like isoform X1 — MSFVRNYQAEDRSLHSGYWSTYDENNFGRNNRKRSRSNYHTRSFNIYNDNQTKFGDHGCSFNFSLADHANYLRYDAVPSSLKRRKYSAPVWQESHRYYVPPMVHDNIPSSCNFQAPPTRSDGDASTSAVFKHCFSIFEDDKPVFMSRDEIDRYSPSRKDGIDVHHETHLRYSYCAFLQNLGMRLELPQTIIGTSMVLCHRFFVRRSHACHDRFLIATAALFLAAKSEEAPRPLNNVLRASSEILNKQNFALFSYRLPVDWFEQYRERVFEAEQLILTTLNFELNVQHPYASLTSVLNKLGLSKTVLVNLALNLVSEGLRSSLWLQFKPHHIAAGAAYLAAKFLNIDLTAHQNIWQEFQTTPTILQEISQQLMELF, encoded by the exons GAAGATCGTAGTTTACATAGTGGTTACTGGTCCACCTATGATGAAAACAACTTTGGCCGCAACAATAGGAAAAGAAGTAGAAGCAATTATCACACCAGgagttttaatatttacaatGATAACCAGACAAAATTTGGCGACCATGGTTGTTCCTTCAATTTTTCCTTGGCCGATCATGCCAATTATCTTAGATATGATGCTGTTCCGTCATCTCTGAAAAGGAGGAAATATTCAGCCCCTGTGTGGCAAGAAAGCCATAGATATTATGTTCCACCCATGGTTCATGACAATATCCCGTCCTCCTGTAATTTTCAAGCTCCTCCTACAAGATCCGATGGTGATGCCTCCACATCAGCTGTCTTCAAGCACTGCTTCTCTATTTTTGAAGATGATAAGCCTGTCTTCATGTCAAGAGATGAGATTGATAGATACTCTCCATCTAGGAAAGACGGTATTGATGTACATCATGAGACACACTTGCGGTACTCCTACTGTGCTTTCCTTCAGAATCTCGGAATGCGTCTCGAGCT GCCTCAAACCATCATTGGGACATCTATGGTTCTGTGCCACCGTTTTTTTGTTCGTCGATCTCATGCATGCCATGATAGATTT TTGATTGCTACTGCTGCTCTTTTTCTTGCTGCAAAGTCAGAGGAGGCTCCACGCCCTTTGAATAATGTATTGAGAGCGTCCAGTGAAAttctaaataaacaaaattttgctTTGTTCTCCTACCGGTTACCTGTT GATTGGTTTGAACAGTACCGGGAACGGGTGTTCGAGGCTGAACAGTTGATACTTACCACTCTAAATTTTGAACTCAATGTGCAACATCCATATGCATCTCTCACGTCTGTTCTTAACAAATTAGGTCTATCAAAGACTGTTTTGGTGAATCTGGCATTAAACTTGGTCAGCGAAGG GCTTCGGAGTTCTCTGTGGCTTCAATTTAAACCCCATCATATTGCTGCTGGAGCAGCATATCTTGCTGCCAAGTTTTTGAACATTGATCTCACTGCTCATCAGAACATCTGGCAAGAGTTTCAGACAACACCAACCATTCTTCAAG AAATCTCCCAGCAACTAATGGAGCTCTTCTGA
- the LOC106780401 gene encoding mavicyanin has protein sequence MAASSSQKGIKTPTSKQQRLQTMGLVERFLALFIVMEILQVSNAAVYKVGDSAGWTTLGKIDYKKWAATKNFQIGDTIIFEYNAKFHNVMRVTHGMYKSCNVSSPIATFTTGNDSIDITTHGHHFFFCGVPGHCEAGQKVDINVLKVSAEAPTPSALASPTVQASNVPAPSPSNANPLIALKGPFSVMSLAMTIVLLLCFL, from the exons ATGGCAGCTAGTAGTAGTCAAAAGGGTATAAAGACCCCAACCTCAAAACAACAAAGACTTCAAACCATGGGTTTGGTAGAGAGATTTCTTGCTTTGTTCATAGTCATGGAAATTCTGCAGGTTTCAAATGCAGCTGTGTACAAGGTTGGGGACTCCGCTGGTTGGACTACCCTTGGCAAAATAGACTACAAGAAGTGGGCTGCTACCAAGAACTTCCAAATTGGTGACACTATCA TATTTGAATACAATGCCAAATTCCACAATGTGATGCGAGTGACGCATGGCATGTACAAGTCATGTAATGTATCATCCCCTATTGCAACATTCACCACTGGGAATGACTCCATCGATATAACCACTCACGGCCACCACTTCTTCTTCTGCGGCGTCCCCGGCCACTGCGAAGCGGGACAGAAGGTTGATATAAATGTGCTCAAGGTTTCTGCTGAAGCACCTACTCCATCGGCTTTGGCCTCTCCAACAGTGCAAGCTTCCAATGTACCAGCACCTTCGCCTAGCAATGCAAACCCATTGATTGCTCTAAAGGGTCCCTTTTCTGTGATGAGTTTGGCCATGACAATAGTCCTATTACTTTGCTTTCTCTAG
- the LOC106780411 gene encoding long chain acyl-CoA synthetase 6, peroxisomal, protein MDHTPAAQRRLRAVHDHLSPTADESPSHLRSNPTAGEFFSEQGYSVVLPEKLQTGKWNVYRSMRSPLQLVSKFANHPEIGTLHDNFVRSVDTFRDYKYLGTRVRVDGTVGEYKWMTYGEAGTARSAIGSGLIYYGVPKGSSIGLYFINRPEWLILDHACSAYSFISVPLYDTLGPDAVKYIVSHAVVQVIFCVPETLNVLLSYLSDIPTVRLIVVVGGMDDQIPSVPSSSGVQIVTYSKLLNVGRSNLQPFCPPKPDDIATICYTSGTTGTPKGAVLTHGNFIASIAGGTMDEKFGPSDVYISYLPLAHIYERANQVMVVHFGIAVGFYQGDSMKLMDDLAVLRPTIFCSVPRLYNRIYAGITNAVKTSGGLKERLFNAAYNAKRQALLHGKNPSPMWDRLVFNKIKEKLGGRVRLMASGASPLSPDIMEFLKICFGGRVTEGYGMTESTCVISCIDEGDPLGGHVGSPNPACEIKLVDVPEMNYTSDDQPNPRGEICVRGPIVFRGYHKDEAQTREVIDEDGWLHTGDIGTWLPGGRLKIIDRKKNIFKLAQGEYIAPEKIENVYAKCKFVAQCFVYGDSLNASLVAVVSVDHDVLKAWATSEGIMYNDLAQLCNDSRAKAVVLSEMDAAGRDAQLRGFEFVKAVTLVTEPFTLENGLLTPTFKIKRPQAKEYFAKAISDMYSELSRTDNSQKTL, encoded by the exons ATGGATCACACGCCTGCTGCCCAACGTCGTCTTCGAGCTGTTCACGACCACCTCTCCCCCACCGCCGATGAATCTCCCTCCCACCTCCGATCTAACCCCACCGCCGGCGAGTTTTTCTCAG AACAAGGGTATAGTGTTGTACTCCCAGAGAAGTTACAAACTGGAAAGTGGAACGTTTACAG ATCTATGCGATCTCCTCTGCAGCTAGTGAGCAAGTTTGCTAATCATCCTGAAATTGGTACCCTGCATGACAATTTCGT GCGCTCAGTTGACACCTTTCGGGACTACAAATATCTGGGAACACGCGTCCGCGTTGATGGAACTGTTGGGGA GTACAAATGGATGACTTATGGAGAAGCAGGAACAGCCCGGTCAGCAATAGGTTCCGGTTTGATTTATTATGGAGTCCCAAAG GGTTCCAGTATtggattgtattttattaatagacCGGAGTGGCTCATTCTTGATCATGCCTGCTCTGCATACTCATTTATATCAGTACCTCTGTATGATACTCTTG GTCCTGATGCTGTCAAGTATATTGTTAGTCATGCTGTCGTGCAAGTTATATTTTGTGTACCTGAAACATTAAATGTA TTGTTGAGCTACTTATCTGATATTCCAACTGTGCGTCTAATTGTG GTAGTTGGAGGTATGGATGATCAAATTCCATCAGTTCCATCATCATCCGGAGTTCAAATTGTTACATATTCAAAGCTACTCAATGTG GGACGCAGCAATCTCCAGCCCTTTTGTCCACCCAAACCTGATGACATTGCAACCATTTGCTATACAAGTGGTACAACTGGAACCCCAAAA GGTGCTGTTTTGACCCATGGAAACTTTATTGCAAGTATTGCTGGGGGTACTATGGATGAGAAATTTGGCCCTTCTGATGT ttataTATCCTATCTCCCTTTGGCTCACATTTATGAGCGAGCAAACCAGGTCATGGTAGTACATTTTGGCATTGCTGTGGGATTCTACCAGGGG GATAGTATGAAATTAATGGATGACTTGGCCGTCCTAAGGCCTACTATCTTCTGTAGTGTTCCTCGACTATATAACAGAATATATGCTGG TATCACCAATGCTGTTAAAACATCTGGTGGTCTGAAGGAGAGACTATTTAATGCTGCCTACAATGCTAAAAGGCAGGCTTTATTGCATG GGAAGAACCCTTCTCCAATGTGGGATAGATTAGTTTTCAACAAGATAAAGGAAAAGCTTGGAGGACGAGTTCGGTTAATGGCATCAGGTGCCTCGCCTTTATCCCCTGATATCATGGAATTTTTAAAGAT TTGCTTTGGTGGTCGGGTGACTGAAGGATATGGAATGACAGAGAGTACTTGTGTTATAAGCTGCATAGATGAGGGTGACCCACTTGGTGGTCATGTTGGCTCTCCTAATCCTGCCTGTG AGATAAAACTTGTGGATGTTCCAGAAATGAACTATACATCTGATGATCAGCCCAATCCCCGTGGTGAAATTTGTGTCAGGGGTCCCATTGTTTTTCGAGGTTATCACAAAGATGAAGCTCAGAC GAGAGAAGTCATTGATGAAGATGGATGGCTTCATACAGGAGATATTGGAACGTGGTTACCTGGTGGTAGACTAAAAATTATTGACAG gaagaaaaatatatttaagttggCTCAAGGCGAGTATATTGCTCCTGAGAAGATTGAAAATGTATATGCCAAATGCAAGTTTGTGGCGCAATGCTTTGTATACG gtGATAGCCTAAATGCTTCTTTGGTAGCTGTTGTCTCAGTGGATCATGATGTCTTGAAAGCATGGGCCACTTCAGAAGGCATAATG TATAATGATTTAGCACAACTTTGCAATGATTCAAGAGCAAAGGCAGTTGTCTTGTCTGAGATGGATGCTGCCGGACGAGATGCTCAG CTTAGAGGTTTTGAATTTGTAAAAGCTGTCACTTTGGTGACCGAACCCTTTACATTGGAAAATGGTCTGCTTACTCCAACATTCAAG ATTAAGAGGCCACAAGCGAAGGAATATTTCGCAAAAGCAATATCTGATATGTACAGTGAACTCTCAAGAACTGATAATTCTCAGAAAACGTTGTGA
- the LOC106780405 gene encoding cyclin-T1-5-like isoform X2 yields MSFVRNYQAEDRSLHSGYWSTYDENNFGRNNRKRSRSNYHTRSFNIYNDNQTKFGDHGCSFNFSLADHANYLRYDAVPSSLKRRKYSAPVWQESHRYYVPPMVHDNIPSSCNFQAPPTRSDGDASTSAVFKHCFSIFEDDKPVFMSRDEIDRYSPSRKDGIDVHHETHLRYSYCAFLQNLGMRLELPQTIIGTSMVLCHRFFVRRSHACHDRFLIATAALFLAAKSEEAPRPLNNVLRASSEILNKQNFALFSYRLPVDWFEQYRERVFEAEQLILTTLNFELNVQHPYASLTSVLNKLGLSKTVLVNLALNLVSEGIFTRLACWPV; encoded by the exons GAAGATCGTAGTTTACATAGTGGTTACTGGTCCACCTATGATGAAAACAACTTTGGCCGCAACAATAGGAAAAGAAGTAGAAGCAATTATCACACCAGgagttttaatatttacaatGATAACCAGACAAAATTTGGCGACCATGGTTGTTCCTTCAATTTTTCCTTGGCCGATCATGCCAATTATCTTAGATATGATGCTGTTCCGTCATCTCTGAAAAGGAGGAAATATTCAGCCCCTGTGTGGCAAGAAAGCCATAGATATTATGTTCCACCCATGGTTCATGACAATATCCCGTCCTCCTGTAATTTTCAAGCTCCTCCTACAAGATCCGATGGTGATGCCTCCACATCAGCTGTCTTCAAGCACTGCTTCTCTATTTTTGAAGATGATAAGCCTGTCTTCATGTCAAGAGATGAGATTGATAGATACTCTCCATCTAGGAAAGACGGTATTGATGTACATCATGAGACACACTTGCGGTACTCCTACTGTGCTTTCCTTCAGAATCTCGGAATGCGTCTCGAGCT GCCTCAAACCATCATTGGGACATCTATGGTTCTGTGCCACCGTTTTTTTGTTCGTCGATCTCATGCATGCCATGATAGATTT TTGATTGCTACTGCTGCTCTTTTTCTTGCTGCAAAGTCAGAGGAGGCTCCACGCCCTTTGAATAATGTATTGAGAGCGTCCAGTGAAAttctaaataaacaaaattttgctTTGTTCTCCTACCGGTTACCTGTT GATTGGTTTGAACAGTACCGGGAACGGGTGTTCGAGGCTGAACAGTTGATACTTACCACTCTAAATTTTGAACTCAATGTGCAACATCCATATGCATCTCTCACGTCTGTTCTTAACAAATTAGGTCTATCAAAGACTGTTTTGGTGAATCTGGCATTAAACTTGGTCAGCGAAGG GATATTCACAAGATTAGCGTGCTGGCCTGTATGA